In one Mucilaginibacter ginsenosidivorax genomic region, the following are encoded:
- a CDS encoding single-stranded DNA-binding protein yields the protein MSGINKVILVGHLGKDPELRTLDGGVSVTSFPLATSETYNKDGRKVEQTEWHNIVMWRGLADMAAKFLQKGKLVYIEGKLRTRSFEDKDGIKKYTTEVVAENFTMLGRKSDFDTETNKLTKNVESVTYTDGEDLPPAY from the coding sequence ATGTCTGGAATTAATAAAGTTATCCTTGTTGGCCATTTAGGCAAGGACCCTGAATTGCGTACTTTAGATGGTGGAGTATCAGTAACAAGTTTTCCGTTAGCTACATCCGAAACCTATAACAAAGATGGTCGCAAGGTTGAACAAACCGAATGGCATAATATTGTAATGTGGCGCGGCCTTGCAGATATGGCTGCAAAATTTTTACAAAAAGGGAAGCTGGTGTATATAGAAGGCAAATTGCGGACCCGGTCGTTTGAAGATAAAGACGGCATCAAGAAGTACACCACCGAAGTAGTCGCCGAAAATTTTACCATGCTTGGCCGCAAAAGTGATTTTGATACCGAGACTAACAAACTGACAAAAAACGTGGAATCGGTAACTTATACAGACGGAGAAGACTTGCCTCCTGCGTACTAA
- a CDS encoding S9 family peptidase, whose amino-acid sequence MKFYRSGWSFLLIVLFILNNNLAKAQRAPTHWANDGYQYYKTTGGEITVYDTRDGSKKTVWISTAMLTPKGKTPIGVKRFTISDDGKKVLINTNTKKVWRYDTRGDYWVFDTGTQKLWQLGKNLPESSLMFAKLSPDATKAAYVSGHNIYVEDLTSGDVKQLTTDGSTHVINGTFDWAYEEEFGCRDGFRWSPDSRNIAYWKIDATKIKSYYMLNTTDSIYPFVVPVEYPVAGEDPSSAKIGVVDISTAATRWMDIPGDNVQHYIPRMEWTLSPNEIIVEQLNRAQTESSVFIGNISNGTTRLIREEKSNSWIDGKERWNNGDPMGWEWINKGKDFLWVSEKDGWKHIYRVSREGKETLLTKGDYDVITVSLIDEAGGYIYFMASPDNATQKYLYRIKLAGGKAERVSPADEPGTHGYDISPNGKVALHNFSNSYTPPASEVVSLPGHQHIGGKVIAVDKNAKNKPEFFKVKTVDGIEMDGWMMKPTNFDPNKKYPVVFTVYGEPAGQTVTDTWGTGRNGLYVGSMADDGYIYMSVEGRGAPAPKGTAWRKAIYKNIGIINIRDQAMAAKEILKWPFVDSTRIAVHGWSGGGSSTLNLMFQYPEIYKTGIAVAAVGDQLTYDNIYQERYMGVPVNDEGKAAFIKGSPITYAKNLRGNLLYIHGTGDDNVHYKNAEELINELVKYNRQFELMAYPNRTHGIFEGPGTSLHLHTMFTKYLKEHCPPGGR is encoded by the coding sequence ATGAAATTTTACCGTTCAGGCTGGTCGTTCCTGTTAATCGTTCTGTTTATTTTAAACAATAACCTGGCTAAAGCGCAACGCGCACCTACACACTGGGCCAATGATGGCTATCAATATTACAAAACAACAGGCGGCGAAATTACCGTTTATGATACCCGCGATGGCAGCAAAAAAACAGTTTGGATAAGCACGGCCATGCTTACGCCTAAAGGCAAAACACCCATAGGTGTAAAAAGGTTTACTATATCCGACGACGGCAAAAAAGTACTTATCAACACCAATACCAAAAAGGTATGGCGTTATGATACCCGTGGTGATTATTGGGTGTTTGATACCGGCACCCAAAAGCTGTGGCAATTAGGCAAAAACCTGCCCGAATCGTCATTGATGTTTGCTAAACTATCGCCCGATGCAACTAAAGCTGCTTACGTAAGCGGCCATAATATTTATGTAGAGGACCTTACCAGCGGTGATGTTAAACAGCTAACCACCGATGGCAGTACCCACGTTATTAACGGTACGTTCGACTGGGCATACGAAGAGGAATTTGGCTGCCGCGACGGTTTCCGCTGGTCGCCTGATAGCCGCAATATAGCTTATTGGAAGATAGATGCTACCAAAATTAAGAGCTATTATATGCTGAACACAACCGACTCGATATATCCGTTTGTAGTACCGGTTGAGTATCCTGTTGCAGGCGAAGACCCAAGTTCGGCAAAAATTGGCGTAGTTGATATCAGCACTGCTGCTACCAGGTGGATGGACATTCCCGGCGATAATGTGCAGCACTACATCCCCCGTATGGAATGGACATTAAGCCCCAACGAAATTATTGTTGAGCAACTGAACCGCGCCCAAACAGAAAGCAGCGTATTTATCGGCAATATATCAAATGGCACAACCCGCCTTATCCGCGAAGAAAAAAGCAACTCATGGATTGACGGCAAAGAGCGCTGGAACAACGGCGATCCGATGGGCTGGGAGTGGATAAACAAAGGCAAAGATTTTTTATGGGTGAGCGAAAAAGATGGCTGGAAACACATTTACCGCGTAAGCCGCGAAGGAAAAGAAACCCTGCTTACCAAAGGCGATTATGATGTTATTACCGTAAGCCTGATTGACGAAGCCGGCGGTTATATTTATTTTATGGCTTCGCCGGATAACGCTACCCAGAAATATTTATACCGTATTAAACTGGCAGGTGGCAAAGCAGAGCGTGTTTCGCCTGCCGATGAGCCGGGTACCCATGGTTACGATATTTCGCCTAACGGAAAAGTGGCGCTGCACAATTTCAGCAATAGCTATACCCCGCCAGCAAGCGAAGTGGTAAGCCTGCCCGGTCATCAGCATATTGGCGGTAAAGTAATTGCCGTTGATAAGAATGCTAAAAACAAACCCGAGTTTTTTAAAGTAAAAACCGTTGATGGCATTGAAATGGACGGCTGGATGATGAAGCCGACCAACTTTGACCCGAATAAAAAATATCCTGTTGTATTTACCGTTTATGGCGAACCTGCGGGCCAAACCGTTACCGATACCTGGGGTACCGGCCGTAATGGCCTGTATGTAGGCAGCATGGCCGATGATGGGTACATTTACATGTCTGTTGAAGGCCGTGGCGCACCGGCCCCCAAAGGCACAGCATGGCGCAAGGCTATCTATAAAAATATTGGCATCATCAACATTCGCGACCAGGCCATGGCTGCCAAAGAGATCCTGAAATGGCCTTTTGTCGATTCGACGCGCATAGCAGTACACGGTTGGAGCGGTGGCGGTTCATCAACCCTTAACCTGATGTTTCAATATCCCGAAATTTACAAAACAGGGATAGCTGTAGCAGCCGTAGGCGACCAGTTAACCTATGATAACATTTACCAGGAACGCTACATGGGCGTACCGGTTAATGACGAAGGCAAAGCGGCATTTATCAAAGGATCGCCAATTACCTACGCCAAAAACCTGCGCGGCAACCTGCTGTACATACACGGTACCGGCGACGATAACGTGCACTACAAAAACGCAGAAGAACTGATTAACGAGCTGGTTAAATACAACCGACAGTTTGAACTGATGGCTTACCCTAACCGTACCCACGGCATTTTTGAAGGCCCGGGCACCAGCCTGCACCTGCACACCATGTTCACCAAATATTTGAAAGAACATTGCCCGCCGGGTGGGAGATAG
- the pnuC gene encoding nicotinamide riboside transporter PnuC, with the protein MQHLSIGQHIIQGIKQTSYLEWVGAVTTIACVYLAARQNIWNWLAGIIAVIAYMVVFFESGLFGDAYLQIYFLGTGVYGWYFWLRKKERDEKPVVSLNGKAYALVILATLALSGLLGLYLQYFTSSTVPYIDGFCTAVSFMAQLLMTRKILQNWALWVFVDICYVPLYIYKNLYITAVLYAILLVLGTMGYIDWYKEYKGKS; encoded by the coding sequence ATGCAACACCTCTCTATCGGCCAGCATATTATCCAGGGCATTAAACAAACCAGTTACCTGGAGTGGGTTGGGGCCGTTACAACTATTGCCTGCGTTTACCTGGCGGCGCGGCAGAATATCTGGAACTGGCTGGCCGGAATTATTGCTGTAATAGCCTACATGGTGGTATTTTTTGAAAGTGGTTTATTTGGCGATGCCTATTTGCAAATTTACTTCCTTGGTACGGGTGTTTACGGGTGGTATTTTTGGCTTCGTAAAAAAGAGCGGGATGAAAAACCGGTAGTTAGCCTTAATGGCAAAGCGTATGCTTTGGTAATATTGGCCACTCTTGCCTTATCAGGATTGCTTGGCCTTTATCTTCAGTATTTTACATCAAGTACGGTGCCTTATATCGATGGCTTTTGCACCGCGGTAAGTTTTATGGCCCAATTGCTGATGACCCGGAAAATCCTGCAAAACTGGGCGCTTTGGGTATTTGTTGATATTTGTTATGTGCCGTTATATATCTACAAAAATCTGTATATAACCGCGGTTTTATATGCCATTTTGCTTGTTTTAGGTACCATGGGATACATTGACTGGTATAAAGAATATAAAGGCAAGTCTTGA
- the modA gene encoding molybdate ABC transporter substrate-binding protein produces MEHIEYHNKLFKYIFFLPAICLFTYLPVAAQNVRVAAAANLQSVIEVLQKDFKQKTGINIEPVVGSSGKLVAQISNGAPFDVFLSADMSFPETLFKGGFAAKQPVEYARGSLIICSSQNIGFENWERMLLTARVKKIAIANPAIAPYGKAAEEVLKYKGILDEVKSKTVYGESISQVNTYVTTGVADVGFTTQSLVKEAGSKTDLYYKVIDPKYYKPILQGMVLLKHGIDNRGAERFYQYILSPAAKSIFASYGYRIQ; encoded by the coding sequence ATGGAACACATAGAATACCATAACAAGCTGTTTAAATACATATTTTTTTTACCAGCTATTTGCCTTTTTACTTATTTGCCTGTTGCCGCGCAAAATGTGAGGGTTGCAGCCGCCGCCAACCTGCAATCGGTTATTGAAGTGTTGCAGAAAGATTTTAAGCAGAAAACGGGAATAAACATTGAGCCGGTAGTTGGTTCATCGGGTAAGCTTGTGGCGCAAATAAGCAACGGTGCTCCATTTGACGTATTTTTATCTGCCGATATGAGCTTCCCTGAAACGCTTTTTAAGGGCGGCTTTGCTGCCAAACAGCCGGTGGAATACGCAAGGGGAAGCCTTATCATTTGCAGTTCGCAAAACATTGGGTTCGAGAATTGGGAACGCATGTTATTAACTGCACGGGTAAAAAAAATAGCTATAGCCAACCCGGCCATTGCCCCTTACGGTAAAGCCGCTGAAGAGGTTTTGAAATACAAAGGCATTTTAGACGAAGTGAAATCAAAAACTGTTTATGGCGAAAGCATATCGCAGGTAAATACCTATGTTACTACCGGCGTAGCCGACGTTGGTTTTACTACCCAATCGCTTGTAAAGGAAGCCGGCTCCAAAACAGATTTGTACTACAAGGTTATCGACCCTAAATATTACAAACCTATTTTGCAGGGCATGGTACTATTGAAACATGGTATAGATAACCGCGGTGCCGAAAGATTTTACCAGTATATATTAAGCCCGGCAGCCAAAAGTATTTTTGCAAGCTATGGCTACCGTATACAATAA
- a CDS encoding serine hydrolase — MKLLKCLLFICLAPAMAFAQTSANIQDFDNYVQQAVTDWHVPGLAIAVVKDGKVIFAKGYGIREMGKPDKVDTQTIFAIASTTKAMTAACAAMLVDEGKLHWDDKVTDYLPGFQLYDPYVTRELTVRDLFLHDSGVGNTDYLWAYMNIPADEMLHRLRLAKPEYGFRAGFVYQNLFYVTAGKVIEKASGMPWADFVQKRIFTPLKMTRSVPAFSKIKGVPNQSSAHIKVDSSIVVAQKDVTDAIGPAGGVWSSVEDMAKWVNCMLDSTKYNGNQRLLKPESWAMLLKPQTFVSESEFYPTARVTKPHWITYGLGWFQQDYQGQKVDFHTGSLTGLVAINGMIVDKKMGVYILANLDHAEVRHALMFKAFDYFALGGNRDWSKEFLKLYGDILAKREKSTKDYEAKRVIGTHPTLDLKAYAGTYTDPLYGTVVITATADKLTFNINNFITAEASCWNYDTFVGPYVRKEYGKIGATFNIDELGKVSTVNVDGMLFARQ; from the coding sequence ATGAAACTTTTAAAATGCCTGCTATTCATATGCCTTGCACCTGCAATGGCGTTTGCCCAAACCAGTGCGAACATCCAGGATTTTGACAACTACGTTCAGCAAGCCGTTACCGACTGGCATGTGCCTGGCCTGGCCATTGCAGTAGTAAAAGATGGTAAGGTAATATTTGCAAAAGGCTATGGCATACGTGAAATGGGCAAACCCGATAAGGTTGATACGCAAACTATTTTTGCCATTGCATCAACAACCAAGGCTATGACCGCTGCCTGTGCCGCCATGCTGGTTGACGAAGGTAAACTGCACTGGGATGACAAAGTAACAGATTACCTGCCCGGTTTTCAGCTATACGATCCCTACGTAACCCGCGAGCTAACGGTACGCGATTTATTTTTGCATGATAGCGGCGTGGGCAATACAGATTATTTATGGGCCTACATGAACATTCCGGCTGATGAGATGCTTCATCGTTTGCGCCTGGCAAAACCAGAATATGGCTTCAGGGCCGGGTTTGTGTACCAAAACTTATTTTATGTAACAGCGGGTAAAGTAATTGAGAAGGCCAGCGGCATGCCCTGGGCAGATTTTGTGCAGAAAAGGATTTTTACCCCACTAAAAATGACCCGGTCTGTACCTGCTTTCAGCAAAATTAAAGGCGTACCTAACCAATCGTCGGCACATATTAAGGTAGATAGCAGCATTGTTGTAGCCCAAAAAGATGTTACCGATGCCATTGGTCCGGCGGGTGGCGTATGGTCAAGCGTAGAGGATATGGCCAAATGGGTTAATTGCATGCTCGATAGCACTAAGTATAACGGCAATCAGCGCCTGCTTAAACCCGAAAGCTGGGCCATGCTGCTTAAGCCGCAAACATTTGTATCCGAGAGTGAATTTTACCCCACAGCCCGGGTTACCAAACCGCATTGGATAACCTACGGCCTGGGCTGGTTTCAGCAGGATTACCAGGGGCAGAAAGTCGATTTTCATACCGGCAGCCTCACAGGGCTGGTAGCCATAAACGGGATGATTGTAGATAAAAAGATGGGCGTATACATACTGGCCAACCTTGATCACGCCGAAGTGCGCCATGCCCTGATGTTTAAAGCCTTTGATTACTTTGCATTAGGCGGCAACCGCGACTGGAGCAAGGAGTTTTTAAAGCTTTACGGCGATATCCTGGCCAAACGGGAAAAATCAACCAAAGATTATGAAGCTAAACGCGTTATAGGCACCCATCCCACACTTGACCTGAAAGCCTATGCCGGCACCTACACCGATCCGCTTTATGGAACAGTAGTGATAACGGCCACAGCCGATAAACTAACATTCAACATCAACAATTTTATAACCGCCGAAGCCAGCTGCTGGAACTACGATACCTTTGTTGGCCCATACGTACGCAAGGAATACGGCAAAATTGGTGCTACATTTAATATCGACGAACTGGGCAAGGTAAGCACGGTTAATGTGGATGGGATGTTGTTTGCGAGGCAGTAA
- the mutY gene encoding A/G-specific adenine glycosylase: MNFTDELVQWYLANKRDLPWRNTTDAYTIWLSEIILQQTRVEQGLPYFNRFVEKYPTVSDFAAAHEDEVLKLWQGLGYYSRGRNMLKTAQLVQQMYNGVFPESYDDLIKLKGIGEYTAAAISSFSSNEARAVVDGNVYRVLARYFGIYEAINSSTGKKTFQSLATNLLNKQNAALHNQAMMEFGAMLCKPKNPGCGICPVNVGCAAFLNNATTALPVKLKTVKVRERFFNYFLVTDGNTVLMNKRGDKDIWANMYDLPMVETPEMLPAHELAKLPEVTAMFGNELNITEDTSVIKHILTHQRLFVRMVKTTNTPLILKENWAFIPVDSLHELALPKVIFILIKNIFNL, from the coding sequence ATGAACTTTACCGACGAACTGGTACAATGGTACCTTGCCAACAAACGCGACCTGCCCTGGCGTAATACTACCGATGCTTATACGATATGGCTGTCAGAAATTATTTTGCAGCAAACCCGCGTTGAACAGGGGCTGCCTTATTTTAACCGCTTTGTGGAAAAGTACCCAACAGTGAGCGATTTTGCAGCAGCCCATGAAGACGAGGTGCTTAAACTTTGGCAGGGCCTTGGCTATTATTCCCGTGGGCGCAATATGCTCAAAACCGCGCAGCTGGTGCAGCAAATGTACAACGGCGTTTTCCCCGAAAGCTATGACGACCTAATTAAACTTAAAGGTATTGGCGAATACACCGCGGCTGCCATTTCATCTTTCTCGTCAAACGAAGCAAGGGCTGTTGTTGATGGTAACGTGTACAGGGTGCTGGCCCGATATTTTGGAATTTATGAAGCTATTAATTCCTCCACGGGTAAAAAGACTTTCCAATCACTTGCCACAAATTTGCTTAATAAGCAAAATGCAGCATTGCATAACCAGGCTATGATGGAGTTTGGGGCAATGCTTTGCAAACCTAAAAATCCAGGATGCGGCATTTGCCCGGTAAATGTAGGCTGTGCTGCTTTTTTAAACAATGCAACAACTGCATTGCCTGTAAAATTAAAAACTGTAAAAGTGCGCGAACGCTTTTTCAATTACTTTTTAGTTACAGATGGGAACACCGTTTTAATGAATAAAAGGGGCGATAAAGACATCTGGGCCAATATGTATGACTTACCAATGGTTGAAACGCCTGAGATGCTACCAGCGCACGAACTGGCAAAACTCCCTGAAGTTACTGCTATGTTTGGGAACGAACTAAACATTACGGAAGATACTTCCGTAATAAAACATATACTTACCCACCAACGGCTATTTGTGCGGATGGTAAAAACCACTAATACTCCACTTATTTTGAAAGAAAACTGGGCGTTTATCCCCGTTGACAGCTTACATGAACTGGCACTTCCGAAGGTCATTTTTATATTAATAAAAAACATTTTTAATTTATAA
- a CDS encoding 7TM diverse intracellular signaling domain-containing protein has translation MCKLLKRYFTAVLLSFFYFITPASAQTVVRLDDHVKQHIFEYRQVYFFEDTTGRLRFTGDGVPAFDGSFKVNPEPTPVTRNVNSTYWYRIKIGGNPATKNSWLLEFFDQTIDSITVYSPIGANKYVPVLLGSSRPFSERFYHHKNFSLNLNNPGTGDAVYYVSIRSHHSVNVIMVLRTVSWFISYALDEYFFFGVFYGMILVFGLYNLMMFIAMRKVQYLYYIAYNISIGLYEMCADGIAYQYIWPNNPGWNQYAYGIALFAASIFAVLFTQSLLNLKVNAPRLYKATSWVIALRCLFFAACILINNSWFNYKIIEFIPLLLAFYAGCYTWAKGYKPARFFVIGYLFLLTGFIIKSCIALNMWWLPVTEFDYYSLSVCFITEMLFISFAIGDKVRILKKEKDDAQVAMIKQMKQNEELKDVLNKRLEEQVQERTKELVEKSSMIADQNEELRSVNELLQQQAEEISRMNVLLEKDNVTLHNDIEKVTHDRVMSAEVDFEEFSKIYPDRETCFKFLSDLKWENGYACRKCGGTHYGGGHLPYSRRCSKCGYEESVIAYTILQNTRIPINKAFYMIFLMYSTKGKISSHKLSEILSIRQSTCWAYSTRIKKAMEAQKKEIKNAGSKGWSKLVIENTAE, from the coding sequence ATGTGCAAACTATTAAAGAGATATTTTACTGCCGTTTTACTATCCTTTTTTTATTTTATCACTCCTGCTTCTGCCCAAACCGTTGTCCGGCTGGACGACCATGTTAAGCAGCATATATTTGAATACAGGCAAGTTTATTTTTTTGAAGATACCACCGGCCGCCTGCGGTTTACCGGCGATGGCGTACCTGCTTTTGATGGTAGTTTTAAGGTAAACCCCGAACCAACACCAGTTACCCGGAACGTAAATTCTACCTATTGGTACCGCATCAAAATCGGCGGGAATCCCGCCACTAAGAACAGCTGGCTGCTGGAATTTTTTGATCAAACTATTGACAGTATAACAGTTTATTCGCCTATCGGCGCTAACAAATATGTACCGGTACTTTTGGGGAGCAGCCGTCCGTTTTCGGAGCGGTTTTATCATCATAAAAACTTTAGCCTTAATTTAAATAACCCCGGAACCGGCGATGCGGTTTATTACGTCAGTATCCGGTCGCACCATTCGGTCAACGTAATAATGGTACTGCGTACCGTTAGCTGGTTTATTAGTTACGCGCTGGACGAGTATTTCTTTTTTGGCGTTTTTTACGGTATGATACTGGTTTTTGGCCTGTATAACCTCATGATGTTTATTGCTATGCGTAAGGTGCAATACCTTTACTACATAGCCTATAACATTAGCATTGGCCTTTATGAAATGTGTGCCGATGGTATTGCCTATCAGTATATATGGCCCAATAACCCTGGGTGGAACCAGTATGCTTACGGTATTGCTTTATTTGCCGCCAGTATTTTTGCGGTACTGTTTACCCAAAGCCTGCTCAATTTAAAGGTAAACGCACCGCGTTTATATAAAGCAACCAGTTGGGTTATTGCGCTGCGATGCCTGTTTTTTGCGGCTTGCATCCTTATAAACAACAGTTGGTTTAACTACAAGATTATTGAATTTATACCATTGCTGCTGGCGTTTTATGCAGGCTGCTATACCTGGGCAAAAGGATACAAGCCGGCCCGTTTTTTTGTTATCGGGTATTTGTTTTTGCTCACGGGTTTTATCATCAAAAGCTGTATTGCTTTAAACATGTGGTGGCTGCCGGTTACCGAGTTTGATTATTACAGCCTGAGCGTTTGCTTTATTACCGAAATGCTATTCATTTCTTTTGCTATTGGCGACAAAGTACGCATCCTGAAAAAGGAAAAGGACGACGCCCAGGTAGCAATGATTAAGCAAATGAAGCAGAACGAGGAATTGAAAGACGTGCTGAACAAACGCCTGGAAGAACAGGTGCAGGAACGTACGAAAGAACTGGTTGAAAAATCATCAATGATAGCCGACCAGAACGAGGAACTACGATCTGTAAACGAATTACTACAGCAGCAAGCCGAAGAAATTTCGCGCATGAATGTGTTGTTGGAGAAAGATAATGTTACGTTGCATAACGATATTGAGAAGGTAACGCACGACAGGGTAATGTCGGCTGAGGTTGATTTTGAGGAGTTCAGCAAAATCTATCCCGACCGGGAAACCTGTTTTAAATTCCTGAGCGACCTGAAGTGGGAAAATGGCTACGCCTGTCGCAAATGTGGCGGTACGCATTACGGGGGCGGGCATTTGCCGTACAGCCGCCGCTGCTCCAAATGCGGTTATGAAGAATCGGTGATTGCCTACACCATTTTACAAAATACCCGCATCCCCATCAATAAAGCTTTTTATATGATCTTTTTGATGTACTCTACAAAAGGCAAAATTTCGTCACATAAATTATCAGAGATATTATCCATTCGCCAAAGTACCTGCTGGGCCTACAGCACCCGTATTAAAAAAGCCATGGAGGCCCAGAAAAAAGAAATTAAAAACGCAGGCTCAAAAGGCTGGAGTAAGTTGGTGATTGAGAACACGGCAGAATAG
- the modB gene encoding molybdate ABC transporter permease subunit, which yields MDLSPIWLTLKLAGITTALLFIVGIPFAWWLSGGRSFFKIVVEAIITMPLVLPPSVLGFYLLLAFSPQHGLGKWLHDSFDVQLVFSFPGLVLASVIYSMPFMIGPVKSALQQLPAALAEASYTLGKSRWQTFKSVLLPNIKPSLLTAVVLSFAHTLGEFGVVLMIGGNIPGVTRVASIAVYDAVEKMDYTSANNYSLILFSITFVMVIAIFVFNKYQAKSPLG from the coding sequence ATGGACTTATCCCCAATATGGCTTACTTTAAAATTGGCCGGCATCACCACGGCGCTGTTATTTATTGTAGGAATACCTTTTGCGTGGTGGCTATCCGGAGGGAGGTCTTTTTTCAAAATCGTGGTGGAAGCCATTATCACCATGCCATTGGTTTTGCCGCCATCGGTATTGGGCTTTTATTTGTTACTGGCCTTTAGCCCGCAGCACGGGCTGGGCAAATGGCTGCATGATAGCTTTGACGTACAGTTGGTGTTTTCGTTCCCTGGTTTAGTATTGGCATCGGTAATTTACAGCATGCCTTTTATGATTGGCCCGGTAAAATCGGCATTACAGCAGCTGCCTGCTGCTTTGGCCGAAGCATCTTACACGTTAGGCAAATCGCGTTGGCAAACATTTAAAAGCGTGTTGCTGCCCAATATCAAACCATCGCTGCTAACCGCCGTTGTACTTAGCTTTGCACATACCCTGGGCGAATTTGGAGTGGTGCTGATGATAGGTGGCAATATCCCCGGCGTTACCCGCGTAGCTTCTATAGCCGTTTATGATGCTGTGGAAAAAATGGATTATACATCAGCTAATAATTATTCGCTCATTTTATTTTCGATAACGTTTGTAATGGTTATAGCTATTTTTGTGTTTAATAAATATCAAGCAAAAAGCCCTTTAGGATGA
- the tnpA gene encoding IS200/IS605 family transposase, whose translation MATNNTYTQLYIHFVFAVKFRASLISEKWDERLRLYMTAIVQNNGHKMIAINNMPDHVHLLIGLNPKQAIADLMRVLKSDSSEWVNKENLTAGKFQWQDGYGAFSHSKSEVDRVVKYILNQKKHHNEKTFLTEYRQLLKRFDIPYDEQYIFKLPE comes from the coding sequence ATGGCTACAAACAATACCTACACACAGTTATATATCCATTTTGTATTTGCAGTGAAATTTCGTGCATCATTAATTTCCGAAAAGTGGGACGAGCGGCTACGTTTATATATGACCGCAATTGTTCAAAATAACGGCCATAAAATGATCGCCATTAACAACATGCCCGATCATGTCCATTTGCTTATTGGTTTAAATCCTAAACAAGCAATAGCCGATCTGATGCGGGTGTTAAAAAGTGACTCGTCTGAATGGGTAAACAAAGAGAATTTAACTGCCGGAAAATTTCAATGGCAGGATGGGTATGGTGCTTTTAGTCATAGCAAATCGGAGGTTGATAGGGTGGTCAAATACATATTAAATCAAAAGAAGCACCATAATGAGAAAACGTTTTTAACGGAATATCGGCAATTATTAAAACGTTTTGATATTCCTTATGATGAACAATATATTTTCAAGCTTCCTGAATAA